A window of the Brassica oleracea var. oleracea cultivar TO1000 chromosome C1, BOL, whole genome shotgun sequence genome harbors these coding sequences:
- the LOC106293734 gene encoding serine/threonine-protein kinase tricorner-like isoform X1, whose amino-acid sequence MEGGADGTVRVGGLNSKPGRGVELESDSAVSSPVTRQKAAAAKQFIENHYKNYLQGLHERMERRREFQRKVQEAQLPVEEQDEMMRNLARRETEYMRLQRRKIGIDDFELLTVIGKGAFGEVRLCRLRSTGEVYAMKKLKKTDMLSRGQVEHVRSERNLLAEVDSRYIVKLFYSFQDSECLYLIMEYLPGGDIMTLLMREDILAEDVARFYIAESILAIHSIHHHNYVHRDIKPDNLILDKSGHLKLSDFGLCKPLDEKYSSLLLEDEEMLSQEAESQSGKSDSDKAPWQMPKEQLLQWKRNRRALAYSTVGTLDYMAPEVLLKKGYGMECDWWSLGAILYEMLVGYPPFCSDDPRITCRKIINWRVCLKFPEEPKISDEARDLICRLLCDVESRLGTRGAEEIKTHPWFNGTQWDKLYEMEAAYRPTVDGELDTQNFEKFPEVEGSASEAPQVGPWRKMLTSKDNNFIGFTFKKSDITRSMENTGTDMKPNGSGDAPSLISLLGRINMEEAESVVFLSFGRGGGGDGSFVNHIHGLYDGS is encoded by the exons ATGGAAGGAGGTGCCGATGGAACCGTCCGCGTCGGTGGTCTGAACTCCAAGCCTGGTCGCGGAGTCGAATTGGAGTCCGATTCCGCGGTTTCCTCTCCGGTGACGCGTCAGAAAGCAGCTGCCGCGAAGCAATTCATCGAGAACCATTACAAGAATTACCTGCAAGGCTTGCACGAGCGTATGGAGAG ACGCAGAGAGTTTCAGAGGAAAGTGCAGGAAGCTCAGCTACCTGTTGAGGAACAAGACGAGATGATGCGGAATCTGGCTCGTCGCGAGACTGAGTACATGAGGCTTCAGAGACGTAAGATTGGGATTGATGACTTCGAGCTCTTGACTGTTATTGGCAAAGGTGCCTTTGGTGAG GTTAGATTATGCCGTTTGAGATCTACAGGCGAGGTTTATGCCATGAAGAAGTTGAAAAAAACTGATATGCTTAGCCGTGGACAG GTTGAGCATGTAAGGTCTGAGAGGAACTTACTTGCGGAGGTTGACAGCCGTTACATTGTGAAGCTTTTCTACTCTTTTCAAGATTCTGAATGTTTGTATCTTATCATGGAGTATTTACCTGGAGGTGACATTATGACTTTACTCATGAGAGAAGACATTCTCGCCGAAGATGTTGCCCGCTTTTATATTGCTGAGAGCATCCTTGCTATCCATTCAATCCATCATCACAACTATGTTCACAG GGACATTAAACCTGATAATTTGATACTGGACAAGAGTGGGCATTTAAAGCTTTCAGATTTTGGTCTATGTAAGCCACTAGATGAGAAGTATTCTTCACTGCTATTAGAAGACGAAGAAATGCTTTCTCAGGAAGCAGAGAGCCAGTCAGGAAAATCAGACTCTGACAAAGCACCCTGGCAAATGCCTAAAGAGCAGTTGCTGCAATGGAAGCGCAATCGCCGTGCATTG GCTTATTCAACCGTTGGAACTCTTGATTACATGGCTCCAGAAGTACTACTAAAGAAAGGATATGGAATGGAATGTGACTGGTGGTCGCTCGGAGCAATTCTGTATGAGATGTTAGTGGGTTACCCCCCATTCTGTTCTGATGACCCCCGTATAACATGCCGCAAG ATAATTAATTGGAGGGTATGTTTGAAATTCCCTGAAGAACCGAAAATATCAGATGAAGCTAGGGACTTGATTTGTCGCTTGCTATGTGATGTTGAGTCAAGGTTGGGAACCAGAGGTGCTGAGGAGATAAAG ACTCATCCGTGGTTCAATGGCACCCAATGGGACAAACTGTATGAAATGGAGGCAGCTTACAGACCAACTGTTGATGGAGAACTAGACACACAAAATTTTGAGAAGTTCCCTGAA GTTGAAGGATCGGCATCTGAAGCACCACAAGTTGGTCCTTGGAGAAAG ATGTTGACGTCCAAGGACAATAACTTCATAGGATTTACGTTTAAGAAGTCAGACATCACTAGATCAATGGAAAATACAG GTACGGACATGAAACCAAATGGATCAGGGGACGCCCCGTCATTGATATCATTGTTAG GTCGGATCAATATGGAAGAAGCTGAAAGTG TTGTTTTCTTATCATTTGGCAGAGGCGGTGGAGGCGATGGTAGTTTTGTAAACCACATACATGGCTTATATGATGGTTCATAA
- the LOC106293734 gene encoding serine/threonine-protein kinase tricorner-like isoform X2, whose amino-acid sequence MEGGADGTVRVGGLNSKPGRGVELESDSAVSSPVTRQKAAAAKQFIENHYKNYLQGLHERMERRREFQRKVQEAQLPVEEQDEMMRNLARRETEYMRLQRRKIGIDDFELLTVIGKGAFGEVRLCRLRSTGEVYAMKKLKKTDMLSRGQVEHVRSERNLLAEVDSRYIVKLFYSFQDSECLYLIMEYLPGGDIMTLLMREDILAEDVARFYIAESILAIHSIHHHNYVHRDIKPDNLILDKSGHLKLSDFGLCKPLDEKYSSLLLEDEEMLSQEAESQSGKSDSDKAPWQMPKEQLLQWKRNRRALAYSTVGTLDYMAPEVLLKKGYGMECDWWSLGAILYEMLVGYPPFCSDDPRITCRKIINWRVCLKFPEEPKISDEARDLICRLLCDVESRLGTRGAEEIKTHPWFNGTQWDKLYEMEAAYRPTVDGELDTQNFEKFPEVEGSASEAPQVGPWRKMLTSKDNNFIGFTFKKSDITRSMENTGTDMKPNGSGDAPSLISLLGRINMEEAESEAVEAMVVL is encoded by the exons ATGGAAGGAGGTGCCGATGGAACCGTCCGCGTCGGTGGTCTGAACTCCAAGCCTGGTCGCGGAGTCGAATTGGAGTCCGATTCCGCGGTTTCCTCTCCGGTGACGCGTCAGAAAGCAGCTGCCGCGAAGCAATTCATCGAGAACCATTACAAGAATTACCTGCAAGGCTTGCACGAGCGTATGGAGAG ACGCAGAGAGTTTCAGAGGAAAGTGCAGGAAGCTCAGCTACCTGTTGAGGAACAAGACGAGATGATGCGGAATCTGGCTCGTCGCGAGACTGAGTACATGAGGCTTCAGAGACGTAAGATTGGGATTGATGACTTCGAGCTCTTGACTGTTATTGGCAAAGGTGCCTTTGGTGAG GTTAGATTATGCCGTTTGAGATCTACAGGCGAGGTTTATGCCATGAAGAAGTTGAAAAAAACTGATATGCTTAGCCGTGGACAG GTTGAGCATGTAAGGTCTGAGAGGAACTTACTTGCGGAGGTTGACAGCCGTTACATTGTGAAGCTTTTCTACTCTTTTCAAGATTCTGAATGTTTGTATCTTATCATGGAGTATTTACCTGGAGGTGACATTATGACTTTACTCATGAGAGAAGACATTCTCGCCGAAGATGTTGCCCGCTTTTATATTGCTGAGAGCATCCTTGCTATCCATTCAATCCATCATCACAACTATGTTCACAG GGACATTAAACCTGATAATTTGATACTGGACAAGAGTGGGCATTTAAAGCTTTCAGATTTTGGTCTATGTAAGCCACTAGATGAGAAGTATTCTTCACTGCTATTAGAAGACGAAGAAATGCTTTCTCAGGAAGCAGAGAGCCAGTCAGGAAAATCAGACTCTGACAAAGCACCCTGGCAAATGCCTAAAGAGCAGTTGCTGCAATGGAAGCGCAATCGCCGTGCATTG GCTTATTCAACCGTTGGAACTCTTGATTACATGGCTCCAGAAGTACTACTAAAGAAAGGATATGGAATGGAATGTGACTGGTGGTCGCTCGGAGCAATTCTGTATGAGATGTTAGTGGGTTACCCCCCATTCTGTTCTGATGACCCCCGTATAACATGCCGCAAG ATAATTAATTGGAGGGTATGTTTGAAATTCCCTGAAGAACCGAAAATATCAGATGAAGCTAGGGACTTGATTTGTCGCTTGCTATGTGATGTTGAGTCAAGGTTGGGAACCAGAGGTGCTGAGGAGATAAAG ACTCATCCGTGGTTCAATGGCACCCAATGGGACAAACTGTATGAAATGGAGGCAGCTTACAGACCAACTGTTGATGGAGAACTAGACACACAAAATTTTGAGAAGTTCCCTGAA GTTGAAGGATCGGCATCTGAAGCACCACAAGTTGGTCCTTGGAGAAAG ATGTTGACGTCCAAGGACAATAACTTCATAGGATTTACGTTTAAGAAGTCAGACATCACTAGATCAATGGAAAATACAG GTACGGACATGAAACCAAATGGATCAGGGGACGCCCCGTCATTGATATCATTGTTAG GTCGGATCAATATGGAAGAAGCTGAAAGTG AGGCGGTGGAGGCGATGGTAGTTTTGTAA
- the LOC106293734 gene encoding serine/threonine-protein kinase tricorner-like isoform X3, with protein MEGGADGTVRVGGLNSKPGRGVELESDSAVSSPVTRQKAAAAKQFIENHYKNYLQGLHERMERRREFQRKVQEAQLPVEEQDEMMRNLARRETEYMRLQRRKIGIDDFELLTVIGKGAFGEVRLCRLRSTGEVYAMKKLKKTDMLSRGQVEHVRSERNLLAEVDSRYIVKLFYSFQDSECLYLIMEYLPGGDIMTLLMREDILAEDVARFYIAESILAIHSIHHHNYVHRDIKPDNLILDKSGHLKLSDFGLCKPLDEKYSSLLLEDEEMLSQEAESQSGKSDSDKAPWQMPKEQLLQWKRNRRALAYSTVGTLDYMAPEVLLKKGYGMECDWWSLGAILYEMLVGYPPFCSDDPRITCRKIINWRVCLKFPEEPKISDEARDLICRLLCDVESRLGTRGAEEIKTHPWFNGTQWDKLYEMEAAYRPTVDGELDTQNFEKFPEVEGSASEAPQVGPWRKMLTSKDNNFIGFTFKKSDITRSMENTGTDMKPNGSGDAPSLISLLGRINMEEAESGELNQKT; from the exons ATGGAAGGAGGTGCCGATGGAACCGTCCGCGTCGGTGGTCTGAACTCCAAGCCTGGTCGCGGAGTCGAATTGGAGTCCGATTCCGCGGTTTCCTCTCCGGTGACGCGTCAGAAAGCAGCTGCCGCGAAGCAATTCATCGAGAACCATTACAAGAATTACCTGCAAGGCTTGCACGAGCGTATGGAGAG ACGCAGAGAGTTTCAGAGGAAAGTGCAGGAAGCTCAGCTACCTGTTGAGGAACAAGACGAGATGATGCGGAATCTGGCTCGTCGCGAGACTGAGTACATGAGGCTTCAGAGACGTAAGATTGGGATTGATGACTTCGAGCTCTTGACTGTTATTGGCAAAGGTGCCTTTGGTGAG GTTAGATTATGCCGTTTGAGATCTACAGGCGAGGTTTATGCCATGAAGAAGTTGAAAAAAACTGATATGCTTAGCCGTGGACAG GTTGAGCATGTAAGGTCTGAGAGGAACTTACTTGCGGAGGTTGACAGCCGTTACATTGTGAAGCTTTTCTACTCTTTTCAAGATTCTGAATGTTTGTATCTTATCATGGAGTATTTACCTGGAGGTGACATTATGACTTTACTCATGAGAGAAGACATTCTCGCCGAAGATGTTGCCCGCTTTTATATTGCTGAGAGCATCCTTGCTATCCATTCAATCCATCATCACAACTATGTTCACAG GGACATTAAACCTGATAATTTGATACTGGACAAGAGTGGGCATTTAAAGCTTTCAGATTTTGGTCTATGTAAGCCACTAGATGAGAAGTATTCTTCACTGCTATTAGAAGACGAAGAAATGCTTTCTCAGGAAGCAGAGAGCCAGTCAGGAAAATCAGACTCTGACAAAGCACCCTGGCAAATGCCTAAAGAGCAGTTGCTGCAATGGAAGCGCAATCGCCGTGCATTG GCTTATTCAACCGTTGGAACTCTTGATTACATGGCTCCAGAAGTACTACTAAAGAAAGGATATGGAATGGAATGTGACTGGTGGTCGCTCGGAGCAATTCTGTATGAGATGTTAGTGGGTTACCCCCCATTCTGTTCTGATGACCCCCGTATAACATGCCGCAAG ATAATTAATTGGAGGGTATGTTTGAAATTCCCTGAAGAACCGAAAATATCAGATGAAGCTAGGGACTTGATTTGTCGCTTGCTATGTGATGTTGAGTCAAGGTTGGGAACCAGAGGTGCTGAGGAGATAAAG ACTCATCCGTGGTTCAATGGCACCCAATGGGACAAACTGTATGAAATGGAGGCAGCTTACAGACCAACTGTTGATGGAGAACTAGACACACAAAATTTTGAGAAGTTCCCTGAA GTTGAAGGATCGGCATCTGAAGCACCACAAGTTGGTCCTTGGAGAAAG ATGTTGACGTCCAAGGACAATAACTTCATAGGATTTACGTTTAAGAAGTCAGACATCACTAGATCAATGGAAAATACAG GTACGGACATGAAACCAAATGGATCAGGGGACGCCCCGTCATTGATATCATTGTTAG GTCGGATCAATATGGAAGAAGCTGAAAGTGGTGAGTTAAACCAAAAGACATAG